One window from the genome of Pelobates fuscus isolate aPelFus1 chromosome 13, aPelFus1.pri, whole genome shotgun sequence encodes:
- the LOC134582642 gene encoding probable E3 ubiquitin-protein ligase MID2, translated as MMASADLREELNCSICLNIYTDPVTLTCGHNFCLLCIGNVLDTQQESGVYTCPECRAESQDRPALQRNTTLCNIVERLQSAQPGQPVQPVKEVTGIPCTYCLHASVPAAKTCLHCEASLCGTHLKVHSKSAEHILIEPTHSPRNRKCSVHNEILKYYCTEDCTCICVSCSLAGSHKGHHFDTLNHANKKKKEKLIQILAELNLQKENAEKRNQHLEKHMAIVKGKAAGLRKLVTKEILDIKKHLELLEKSVLNEISRQEDLILLDCSHLMQKEEKRMNELSKKISHTTELLKTPDPLNVLQEKQSLRNGFCDAPKKEGEKDLDIPGIAQVFQMNLAVLIQDLKKRHNIIMVSKTLLDVKITTDIFLDENTASNLVSVSKCLQSTYAVCYSQSRPDTPMRFQYYPQVLSNRVITFGRHYWEVETSKDGWIIGMAYPSIDRKGRLSYDHSYSGKIESFVGDCKSWRLRAYRNNYSVLSDRMVSTLNCRPSCQRLGIYLDYELGLLSFYEMGDSITHLHTFNATFTEPLLAAICVWDQGRVRIIGSINDLNICQV; from the coding sequence ATGATGGCATCTGCTGACCTGAGAGAAGAATTAAACTGCTCCATCTGCCTGAATATTTATACCGATCCAGTAACTCTAACTTGTGGACACAACTTCTGCCTGCTCTGCATTGGGAATGTGCTGGATACACAGCAGGAATCTGGAGTTTATACCTGTCCTGAGTGCAGAGCAGAGTCACAGGATCGTCCAGCACTGCAGAGAAACACAACTCTGTGTAACATCGTGGAACGCCTCCAATCTGCTCAGCCAGGACAGCCAGTACAGCCAGTAAAGGAAGTTACAGGGATTCCTTGTACTTACTGTCTCCATGCTTCTGTACCTGCTGCTAAAACATGTCTGCATTGTGAAGCTTCTCTGTGTGGAACCCACCTGAAGGTCCACAGTAAGTCAGCAGAACACATTCTAATAGAACCCACCCACTCCCCGCGGAATAGGAAATGCTCCGTCCACAACGAAATCCTAAAATATTACTGCACCGAGGATTGCACCTGTATCTGTGTTTCCTGCAGCCTGGCTGGTAGCCACAAAGGACACCATTTTGACACTCTAAATCATGCCAATAAGAAGAAAAAGGAGAAACTGATACAAATTCTAGCAGAGCTAAACCTGCAAAAAGAGAACGCAGAGAAAAGAAATCAGCACCTGGAGAAACACATGGCAATTGTGAAAGGAAAAGCAGCTGGTTTAAGAAAACTAGTGACTAAAGAGATTTTGGATATAAAGAAACATTTGGAGCTTCTAGAGAAGAGTGTCCTGAATGAGATCTCAAGACAAGAAGATTTAATCCTACTTGACTGCTCACATCTAATgcagaaggaggaaaaaaggatGAATGAACTCTCCAAGAAGATAAGTCACACTACGGAATTATTAAAAACACCTGATCCATTAAATGTTTTGCAAGAAAAGCAATCTCTCAGGAATGGATTTTGTGACGCTCCAAAGAAAGAAGGAGAAAAGGATCTAGATATCCCGGGTATTGCACAAGTATTTCAGATGAACTTAGCGGTTTTAATACAAGACTTAAAGAAAAGGCATAATATTATAATGGTTTCAAAGACGTTGCTGGATGTAAAAATAACAACAGACATATTTCTAGATGAAAACACAGCCAGTAATCTAGTAAGTGTATCGAAATGCTTGCAAAGTACCTACGCAGTATGCTACAGCCAGAGTCGTCCAGACACCCCGATGAGATTTCAGTATTATCCTCAGGTTTTAAGCAACAGAGTAATTACCTTTGGACGACACTACTGGGAAGTGGAGACCAGTAAGGATGGGTGGATTATAGGGATGGCCTATCCCAGCATAGACAGAAAGGGACGTCTGTCATACGATCATAGCTACTCTGGTAAAATAGAGTCTTTTGTTGGAGATTGCAAATCCTGGAGATTACGAGCCTACAGGAacaattattcagtgctttctgaCAGGATGGTAAGTACTTTAAATTGCAGACCATCCTGCCAGAGATTAGGGATATACTTGGACTATGAGTTGGGGCTGTTGTCATTTTACGAGATGGGTGACTCcatcacacacttacacaccttCAATGCCACCTTCACAGAGCCTCTTCTTGCTGCCATCTGTGTTTGGGATCAAGGCAGGGTGAGGATCATTGGCAGTATTAATGATCTGAACATCTGTCAGGTCTAG